Proteins encoded by one window of Oenanthe melanoleuca isolate GR-GAL-2019-014 chromosome 20, OMel1.0, whole genome shotgun sequence:
- the ZNF335 gene encoding zinc finger protein 335 isoform X6, whose amino-acid sequence MEENAVESSSDATSQAALEEPTESGLGVGSSDAVSADSSDAAAGPGLLSRADDSCVGQSSDSSGVSLEEVSESSSSTDAIPRIYLPDSSSVAQSTLVSSVSTMSQSIMVSESPQVLVHSSVVTDGATIVSDSTASTSSDLGSAIDKIIESTIGPDIIQSCIAVTSAEDGRAETTQYLILQGPDDGAPMVSQVATSALANSLAIEAVADGPTSTCLEQPGPSETSRQLEVLKLPAQPDRAQEADGGEELDQPDLETLEEMMEVVVVQQFKCKMCQYKSISKKTLINHMKERHFQPVGSALALKKGRPRKVGAAPKTEDEEAQEEEDDDIMDAGAIDDPEEDSDYNPAEDEPRGRLPKYGRTVPTSSEERPRRRPGRPRKLLRLDMSQDMPEGGEVEPMVTSQSTPSQELQNSEAASSSGLENGTGETLAEPGISQSDSENKDPSSKSGAEDADVIPRRRGRPSRRFLGKKYRKYYYKSPKPLMRPYLCRICGSRFLTHDDLRFHVNSHEANDPQLFKCLQCSYRSRRWSSLKEHMFNHVGSKPYKCEECNYTSVYKKDVIRHSTVHSRDRKKRADPPPKLNSFPCPVCNRVYPMQKRLTQHMKTHSTEKPHMCDKCGKSFKKRYTFKMHLLTHIQAIANRRFKCEFCDYVCEDKKVLLNHQLSHMNDKPYKCSICKYSTFREDFLVSHMAVKHTGGKPFACEFCHFTTKHKKNLRLHVQCRHADSFEEWAQRHPEEPPCRRRPFFTLQQIEELKQQHSQVQAPAEPEASSPAPVTCHTVQAVAGAEPSVLSQGSLEGATIIYEQDVAGSAELATQTALDLLLNMSAQRELASSSLQVAVVKPDNPGETPGPCELQAQDEEVKVDSKEQQQKLVMLHMAEPGQTLVQEAYGEASLSGSELQQITIPFNGTAEYSIIAPIGEEIQAPATLYSEEESSVETSHTVVVSGDVVTEETLKDHSNHYIMSSGVPGSQFQTMEPLSGDAAFSSPAESQEVQPADVKWPLVQCVRQLQKDSSLSPVSEGQEVSSPKVKWPALQGMARKFSCKISTGKKFSCKISMAKKFSCKICTAMFTGRAEMESHKRAHIGPSTFKCPDCPFTATLWPEVRSHMVQHANLRPHKCPHCSFASKNKKDLRRHMLTHTNEKPFVCQVCGQRFNRNGHLKFHTQRLHSSEGKRPGPAAAQQTIILNSDEDTLATLHTALQAGQAVLAPERLQQALGQEHILVAQEQSVTSQEEAAYIQEITTADGQTVQHLVTADNQVQYIIAQEGVPHLLPQEYVVVPEGHHIQVQDGQITHIQYEQGGQFLPESQIQYMPVSPEQQLVTQAQLEAAAHSAVSAVADAAMAQAQGVFTAEAAAEQLQQLQPGIHYDVITLSD is encoded by the exons ATGGAGGAGAATGCGGTGGAGAGCAGCAGCGACGCGACCTCGCAGGCGGCGCTGGAGGAGCCCACCGAGAGCGGGTTGGGCGTCGGGAGCTCGGACGCCGTGTCGGCGGACAGCAGCGATGCCGCCGCGGGGCCCGGGCTCCTCTCGCGGGCTGATGACTCCTGCGTGGGGCAGAGCTCCGACAGCAGCGGAGTCTCCTTG GAAGAGGTCTcggagagcagctccagcacagatgCCATTCCAAGGATTTACCTGCCAGACTCATCTTCTGTTGCCCAGTCCACCTTGGTGTCCAGTGTCTCCACTATGAGCCAGTCCATCATGGTGTCAGAGTCCCCACAAGTTCTGGTCCACTCCAGTGTCGTTACCGATGGAGCCACAATTGTGTCAGACTCTACTGCATCCACTTCCTCAGACCTGGGTTCTGCCATTGACAAAATCATCGAGTCGACAATCGGGCCTGACATTATTCAGA gctgcatcGCTGTGACCAGTGCAGAGGATGGAAGGGCAGAGACCACGCAGTACCTCATTCTGCAAGGACCTGATGATG GTGCCCCCATGGTGTCGCAGGTGGCCACTTCGGCTCTAGCCAATAGCTTGGCAATAGAAGCTGTTGCTGATGGACCTACCTCCACGTGCCTTGAGCAGCCCGGCCCTTCAGAGACTTCCAGGCAGTTGGAAGTGCTAAAactgcctgcacagccagaCCGAGCCCAAGAGGCGGATGGTGGGGAGGAGCTGGACCAGCCAGACTTGGAGACCCTGGAAGAGATGATGGAAGTGGTGGTGGTACAGCAGTTCAAGTGCAAGATGTGTCAGTACAAGAGTATCTCTAAGAAAACACTGATTAACCACATGAAAGAGCGTCACTTCCAGCCAG TGGGTTCAGCTCTGGCTCTGAAGAAAGGACGACCACGGaaggtgggagctgctccaaagacagaggatgaggaggcccaagaagaagaagatgacGATATTATGGATGCTGGTGCTATTGATGATCCTGAAG AGGACAGTGACTACAACCCAGCTGAGGACGAGCCCCGGGGGCGCCTGCCCAAGTATGGCCGCACTGTTCCAACGTCCAGTGAGGAGAGGCCACGTCGACGCCCAGGGAGACCCCGCAAGCTGCTTCGTCTGGACATGTCTCAGGACATGCCGGAAG GAGGGGAGGTGGAGCCCATGGTGACATCCCAAAGCACACcaagccaggagctgcagaactCGGAAGCAGCCAGTTCCTCTGGCCTGGAGAATGGGACCGGTGAGACCCTGGCAGAGCCTGGTATCAGCCAGTCGGACTCTGAGAACAAGGACCCTTCCTCCAAGAGCGGTGCTGAGGATGCAGATGTCATCCcccggcggcgcgggcggcCCTCCCGCCGCTTCCTGGGCAAGAAATACCGCAA GTACTACTACAAGTCCCCCAAGCCCCTGATGCGGCCCTACCTGTGTCGCATCTGTGGCTCGCGGTTCCTCACCCACGATGACCTGCGCTTCCACGTCAACTCGCACGAGGCCAATGACCCGCAGCTCTTCAAGTGTCTTCAGTGCAGCTACCGCTCCCGGCGCTGGTCCTCCCTCAAG GAGCACATGTTCAACCATGTGGGCAGCAAGCCCTACAAGTGCGAAGAGTGCAATTACACCAGCGTGTACAAGAAGGATGTCATTCGGCACTCAACAGTGCATAGCCGGGACAG gaagaaaagagcTGATCCG CCACCAAAGCTGAACTCCTTCCCATGTCCTGTCTGCAACCGTGTCTACCCCATGCAGAAGAGGCTTACACAGCACATGAAGACACACAGTACAGAGAAACCACATATGTGTGACAAG TGCGGGAAGTCCTTTAAGAAGCGTTACACCTTCAAGATGCACCTCCTGACACACATCCAGGCCATTGCCAACCGCAG GTTCAAGTGTGAGTTCTGTGACTATGTCTGTGAGGACAAGAAGGTCCTGCTGAACCACCAGCTGTCGCACATGAATGACAAGCCCTACAAGTGCAGCATTTGCAAGTATTCCACCTTCCGGGAGGACTTCCTGGTCTCGCACATGGCGGTCAAGCACACAG GAGGGAAGCCGTTCGCTTGCGAGTTCTGTCACTTCACCACCAAGCACAAGAAGAACTTGCGCCTGCACGTGCAGTGCCGCCATGCTGACTCCTTTGAGGAGTGGGCACAGAGGCACCCTGAGGAGCCGccctgccgccgccgccccttCTTCACCCTGCAGCAGATTGaggagctgaagcagcagcacagccaggtgcaGGCACCGGCTGAGCCAGAGGCCAGCTCACCA GCACCCGTCACCTGCCACACAGTCCAGGCTGTCGCAGGTGCAGAGCCCTCTGTTCTCTCGCAAGGTTCCCTGGAAGGGGCCACCATCATCTATGAACAAG ATGTGGCTGGATCAGCAGAGCTGGCCACGCAGACTGCCCTGGATCTCCTGCTGAACATGAGCGCCCAGCGGGAGCTGGcctccagctcactgcag GTGGCAGTGGTGAAGCCAGATAATCCTGGAGAGACACCAGgcccctgtgagctgcaggcacaggatgAGGAAGTAAAGGTGGACTctaaggagcagcagcaaaagctggtgatgctgcacatggcagagcctgggcagaCACTTGTGCAGGAGGCTTATGGGGAAGCGAGCCTGAGTGGCTCGGAGCTGCAGCAGATCACCATCCCCTTCAATGGAACAGCAGAGTACAGCATCATTGCACCCATTGGCGAGGAGATCCAGGCTCCTGCCACGCTGTACAG TGAGGAGGAGAGTTCTGTGGAGACCTCCCACACAGTTGTGGTGAGTGGAGATGTGGTGACAGAGGAGACACTGAAGGACCATAGCAATCACTACATCATGTCATCTGGTGTCCCAGGAAGCCAGTTCCAGACCATGGAG CCCCTCAGCGGGGATGCTGCCTTTTCCTCACCTGCGGAGAGCCAGGAGGTACAGCCTGCTGACGTCAAGTGGCCCCTGGTGCAGTGTGTCAGGCAGCTCCAGAAGGACTCGTCTTTATCCCCAGTGTCTGAGGGGCAGGAGGTCTCATCACCCAAGGTCAAGTGGCCTGCACTCCAAGGCATGGCCAGGAAGTTCTCCTGCAAGATTTCCACAGGCAAGAAGTTCTCATGCAAGATTTCCATGGCCAAAAAGTTTTCATGCAAGATTTGCACAGCCATGTtcacagggagagcagagatggAGAGTCACAAGAGAGCCCACATTGGGCCCAGCACCTTCAAGTGTCCTGACTGCCCCTTCACTGCCACGCTGTGGCCAGAGGTCCGG agccacATGGTTCAACATGCCAACCTCCGGCCACACAAGTGCCCCCACTGCAGCTTTGCCTCCAAGAACAAGAAGGACCTGCGCAGGCACATGCTGACCCACACCAATGAGAAGCCCTTTGTCTGCCAGGTCTGTGGACAGAG GTTCAACCGTAATGGGCACCTCAAGTTCCACACGCAGCGTTTGCACAGCTCAGAGGGCAAAAGGCCAGGGCCGGCTGCTGCCCAGCAGACCATCATCCTGAACAGTGATGAGGACACCCTGGCCACCCTGCACA ctgctctgcaggctggccAGGCCGTGCTGGCTCCCGAGCGgctgcagcaggctctggggcaggagcacaTCCTTGTTGCACAGGAACAGAGTGTCACCAGCCAG gaggaggcagcctACATCCAGGAGATCACGACTGCTGATGGACAGACAGTACAGCACTTAGTGACTGCTGACAACCAG GTTCAGTACATTATTGCCCAGGAAGGTGTCCCGCACTTGCTTCCCCAAGAGTATGTTGTTGTCCCAGAGGGACACCACATCCAG GTACAGGATGGTCAGATCACCCACATCCAGTACGAGCAGGGTGGCCAGTTCCTCCCGGAGTCTCAG ATCCAGTACATGCCTGTGTCACCTGAACAGCAGCTTGTcacccaggcacagctggaagcagcagcacactcAGCTGTCTCAG cagtggcGGATGCGGCGATGGCCCAGGCACAGGGCGTCTTCACTGCCGAGGCAGCAGCcgagcagctccagcagctgcagccggGCATCCACTACGATGTCATCACGCTGTCGGACTAG